The Choloepus didactylus isolate mChoDid1 chromosome 13, mChoDid1.pri, whole genome shotgun sequence genome contains a region encoding:
- the LOC119508110 gene encoding uncharacterized protein LOC119508110, whose amino-acid sequence MSDLPYTMKPSADVLEITACTILILVSFVGNTCLFYSTRKCITRRLQTSFLLIFSLIFVHLIKNLVVNIMKIIYSSGFMLDSAGCKVLHFTAALTTSLAIWFLSHFALLFHCKLYQVVHPLSELPNLDCQKHSLKVVSALWVAGVAVYIPVLIYTRKVEYLNVGNDTDTLSTNRIYTDCLTDFGNRQIEFYYGKIFLALIDILPLAILVFVCFCMSFLLWERKTMTYGDIWIGEDDSEIEIFRGAKYSILLMLLITPLWISHFILVYFLKDLAVYVFIPAALTALSSGFSALSPFLLMLVNYKVKLVSSCGAKEKISTLQPANVVLSPYT is encoded by the coding sequence ATGAGTGATTTGCCATATACCATGAAGCCATCTGCAGATGTGCTAGAGATCACTGCATGTACCATTCTAATTCTTGTGAGCTTTGTTGGAAacacttgtttattttattctacGAGGAAGTGTATCACCAGGCGCTTACAGACATCCTTTCTTCTAATTTTCAGTCTCATATTTGTCCACCTTATTAAAAACTTGGTGGTGAACatcatgaaaattatttattcttctgGTTTCATGTTGGATTCTGCCGGCTGCAAAGTTCTACACTTCACAGCAGCCCTGACTACATCACTGGCCATCTGGTTCCTGTCACACTTTGCTTTACTTTTCCACTGTAAGCTTTACCAAGTTGTCCACCCCTTAAGTGAGCTTCCAAACCTGGACTGTCAGAAGCATTCCTTGAAGGTAGTTTCTGCTCTTTGGGTGGCTGGTGTGGCGGTGTACATCCCGGTCTTAATTTATACTAGAAAAGTAGAATACCTGAATGTAGGAAATGATACAGACACCTTGTCTACTAATAGGATATACACAGATTGCCTAACTGACTTTGGAAACAGGCAGATAGAATTTTACTATGGGAAAATATTTCTGGCTCTTATTGATATTCTTCCTTTAGCCATCTTAGTCTTTGTCTGTTTCTGTATGTCTTTCCTCCTTTGGGAGAGAAAGACGATGACATATGGTGACATCTGGATTGGAGAAGATGATTCAGAAATTGAAATCTTTAGAGGGGCCAAGTACAGTATTTTATTAATGTTGCTGATCACTCCACTTTGGATTTCTCACTTTATCTTAGTCTATTTCTTGAAAGACTTGGCAGTGTATGTCTTTATTCCAGCTGCTCTCACAGCCCTCTCTTCAGGCTTCTCTGCACTCAGTCCTTTCCTGCTAATGTTGGTTAATTACAAAGTGAAGTTGGTGTCCTCGTGTGGTGCCAAAGAGAAAATATCCACACTACAGCCTGCTAATGTTGTTCTTTCTCCGTACACTTAA